CTTTCTCAGGtttaaggggagacttagtattattgctgaggctttttaccgcattaggagccttgtgataccgaattgctacttgtaagtgatttgatagtgagaccgatatcaatttggacgtactgctggtgtttctAGATGTCCAAGTGAAGTGAACAGtatgatagaagcttgaaatgtttattccaggaccttcatatgcacaatggttatgacatctctgtctgtcttaaagtgttgtcttctcgtatgtAGTATTTTAGTTTTGGTATGTGGGTGAGTTGCAGGCAGCCGTCAAATATTGATATtcctacgtagagcagcgcacaacctctgaccacactgtcttgcgtgtgaATGAATACccgatacaaatccacgctacagtaatcgcaataatataagcggtagagaaaacaCTTGATGTGATAGAAGACAActgactgcactttcagaatcggcatacatagtgtaaataggcttaaaaattgaagtcaacaaaaaatttgttcaaaattgttccccagtgttatttgcAAGTCATGGAACAACATAAGTTAAGGCAGTTTGCCATGCAATTTAAATGTCAGCTATACGTATACTTGATACCTGAATGATACTCTTCTTGTGATTTGTTTCAATGCcttggtcctggtgtagaagtcacTGTGTACTTCTGCAGTTTCTAGAGATATCCCTCGCGATTGTCATGGTTGTGGGGGATATGTCTGGTAACATTTTTGGGGCGACAGAGGTATTTCTGTCTTCCCTTGGTTGCACTATTTTGTTGAGCCACCTAACAAGGTGGGTGCAGGGTGGTGATAGCAGGTCTCAATTCTGCACCGTCTGGGCGTACATGTTAGGTACTGTGCTTTTTGTCTTGTTGAATTGGTGTTGTCTTTGTCTTCCctgttcttgttctttttttccctttttttatctgaCACCGGACAGGTGACTTTTTGTACAAATGTCTGTGACAGAGCCATTCAACATGTTAATAGGCGGCCTGTGTATGTGATGAAATGGTAATATCAATACTCTCCCTCAATGTGCAAGGATTTAATTCCCCAGTTGGTTGGCACTTTAAATGATGCTAAAGTAACTCTAGTGTCTTATTATGCACCTAATGATAACCCTCCTTGGTGTTATGTGGCGATACCAACAACCACTTGATGCCGGGTCCTGATAGAGTGTGTCTACGGCTCCTACCAAACTCCGAGATGCCACTTCATCTAACAAGCAAAATGGGGCTTTGGTCTAAACTTTTGTGCATGGGTATCCTCCCTGTATGCCTTTCCTaaagcatttattcaatatatgggTTACCGCTCGGTGTATTTCCCCATAGGCAGAGGTACCAGGCAGGGATGCCAGTTGTCGCCAATGCTTTTTGCTCTGACAGTCGTACCTCTGGCTAAAGCAATCTAGGAACATGCAGATATTCACGGTATAGATCTGAATGGTAAGCAACACAAGCTCTgcctttttgcagatgacatccttCTTAGTCTGACAAATGCCATGGTATCCCTGCCTACTTTGATGGAGGTTTTAAGCCAGGTATTCTCTGGGCTTCGATTGAATAGCTCAAAATGCAAGGCTCTTAACATTACTTTGCCGACCGAAGTGGTAAAGGCACTTAAGGAGCCCTTCCCTCTTTCAATGGGGATCAAAACGGCTTAGCTACctggatatttttttatcttcatccTACGACTCTCCATACGCTGCCAACATCCCGACTTAGTGAAGCATCTGGTTGGTCTACTTAGAATCCTGGAAACCATATTATATTTCATGGCTAGGACGCATAGCATCTATTAAGATGTCATGACTCCCTAAATTCCTTTACCTTATGCGAGTCTTGCTGATTGCTATACCTACTCATGTTATACAATACCTACAGCGTAAGATGTTGGAGTTTATTTGGGCCATACAGTGAGAATCTGGGACTCTACTAAACATAACGGTGTCCTAATCTCTCGCCACACCCCAGGGGCCCCTATTACTGGGAACCCGATGTTCCTGCGAGGCATGGAGACGTTTTGCTTGGTGGGTGGAGAAAGATCTTTACAGACTCCATCTCTTTATCAATCCATTTGGGATACTCTCCTTTCGTGATAACCATGAAGCCCCTCTAGCGGAGCTTTTTCGGTACCTCCAAATCAAAAATTATGCCCAGTCCAGGCTGGGAAAGTCCACCGGGTCCCTTCAACATGACTTGGTTTGAAAAATTGTGTGTACAGGACCCAAATCCTAAAGGAGTTTTATCAGCTCTGTATAGCAACCTGGTGCAGAAAATGATGTCCACTCCTTCCTATATGTCTAGATTGCCCACTGTAGTATTAATGCATCAGCGGTGGAAGCCAGCTATAAACTGATGTTAAGGtggtacatggtgccatctaGGCTTGCTAAGTTCCAGCCAACCTGCTCAGGTGATTGCTTAAGGGGCTGCAACACTGCGGGAACTCTTTATCATGTATGGTGGGAGTGCCCCAAAGTGAGGCAGTTTTGGACTAGAGTATATCAAATGAACTATACTATTGTGGGACGCTCCTTTCCTAAATGTCCGGCTGAGGCACTTTTGAATTAAAAACTTTCGCTCCTCACCAATaatcaatttaaattgttaacatATCCGTTCACCTCAGCCAAAATGGTGCTGGCCAAGGCCTGGTGGTCTGCAACTCCCAACATAGAACAAGTTAAGAATTAGGAGTCTTGGTGAGAGCTTTACTAACCGCTTCTGTACCTAAATTTCAGAAagtatggtcaccatggattgaatACTATATGCCCATGGGCTGGGATAGCTCAGTGGTGACTATATAGTcatatgtatgtttttggaaagtgtcAGTTGATATTCTTAACTGCTTGAACAACCTTCTTTCCCTTTTTCCCTTACCCCCTTGTTTTCGTGTTGTCCTTGTTATATGTAGTATGTGATAcccatgttttttatgtgtatatgtacaaactgtttacactttaatgtttattgctactttgttatttttgtatctgtttattacctgtattttgtataaagccaatattatttataaaaatgtatttaaaaaaagagatataaatGTTGAACATGTGAAAGTATTTCTAATGGCGGCAGATTGTTATATAGCCAATGTATTTATTCTTCACCTTCTTGCCTAATTCTAATATGAATACATATGTTTCCGCAGTAAATTGCCGCCAAAACGAGTGGGTGGACAAAACTCGGCTGCTGCTGGTcaaacaagaggaggaggaggaggaggaggaagaggaagaggaagaaggggAAGAGGAGGCAGCAGCAAATGAAGCTCTACAGGAGACGTCAGGATCTGAAAATCAATCGGTGAAACTGGAAGACGATGAGCCGGAAGCAAAGGTAANNNNNNNNNNNNNNNNNNNNNNNNNNNNNNNNNNNNNNNNNNNNNNNNNNNNNNNNNNNNNNNNNNNNNNNNNNNNNNNNNNNNNNNNNNNNNNNNNNNNNNNNNNNNNNNNNNNNNNNNNNNNNNNNNNNNNNNNNNNNNNNNNNNNNNNNNNNNNNNNNNNNNNNNNNNNNNNNNNNNNNNNNNNNNNNNNNNNNNNNNNNNNNNNNNNNNNNNNNNNNNNNNNNNNNNNNNNNNNNNNNNNNNNNNNNNNNNNNNNNNNNNNNNNNNNNNNNNNNNNNNNNNNNNNNNNNNNNNNNNNNNNNNNNNNNNNNNNNNNNNNNNNNNNNNNNNNNNNNNNNNNNNNNNNNNNNNNNNNNNNNNNNNGATGAGTaagtgaggttgaagcgttgagttttgagtcctcttttaaatgtgcggaaagtaggagcaacagGCTGACGCATCCCCTGCCCGGGCTCAGGTCTGATTCTCTCTCTGGGTTTGGGATGTTGGTAATGCCGTCAGTTGTCATCTCCCCTGTCTATGATGACCTTGGATCTTGTACTTgggtataaaccaagatttccCCCTAACCCTGAAATGTCAGTAAAACACAATCTCTGGTTACAACAGTAGATGTGCCAGGTGATTTTgagtaaaatgtgtaacataCCCATAGGTTTGTTACGCACTTTATAAGAGGACACAGCATCCTCTACTGGTGGACAGTGataatgcacaaaaacatttttttcagtataatcataaccaactcaaaattaCAACATACTGTACATAGGACATGGGGACTAAgccccatgtgattttattttttttcctcttttcaatGCCTCCATGGAAAGTATTACTACAAtgattttattgccatttctatGAATTACTGTTTGGAAGGTTAGCAGTGAAGGTTGCATTTTGTGCCTTTAAGTTTTATAATCAAGTCAAAGAATTTCCTTGTAAattcatgtgtgtgtatatataggcAACTCGGTTTATATTCGAATATATAGGTACTTCTTATGTAATACTAGTTgttgtaaaacaattttacagcaaaacaaaatcCTATTATTAAGAGTTTTCAATTGCAAGCatgctatagtttttttttattcactttctgATTTCCTGCATGATGGTCACATGATCATTCCCAGGCGAGCCAGTCACATGCGATAGTAGTTGCATTTTTAAAGGGGTCTGCACATCCTTGTATAGAACACCCACATACATGGAAGCTgtgttggaatatttttttaccggtttaaaaaaaatccttcatgtagattgaaacaaaataaaccGAGTCTTGTGTATCACATTTATACCCCTTGTTGCTTTGACATATCTCTTTTCGttatcttcttcctcctccagaGAATCAAAGTGGATCCTCCGGGGAACAGCTCTGTTCGGGTCTCTGATGATCTTGCCGAGGAGCTGACCTGCCCGCTGTGCAATGAGCTCTTTAAGGAACCAGTGGTGGTGAAATGCGGCCACAACTTCTGCTGCGGCTGCCTGGACAAGGCCTGGGCCGGTCAGGATTCCTTCACTTGCCCCGCCTGTAAGGAAGTCATCAATGATAAGAAATTTACTAACAACCGAGCCCTGGCTAACCTAGTGAAGAAGACTGCCCGTGCCTTTGCAGTGCCTGCTGCCGTCTTGACTCCTGCAAAGAGCTTAGCTAAGGAAAAGCCCCCCGTGAACTGTCTGGTGCACGACGAGAAGCTGAAGCTTTTTTGTAAGGACGATGGAGACTTGAGTTGCGTTATCTGTAGGGACTCTTTGAAGCACACTTGCCACAGTTTTCTTCCCATCATGGATGCAGTGTGTGTGTACAAGGTAATGGCAAAACATAACCTTTAAACCTATGTGATTGATTGTCTGTGGGATTTGTCCCGATTTGTGAGGACGGGTACTGATGTTGGTTGGATGGGTGGACCTGGCTCACTATTCTTAATCTCAAAAGTGGGCActgggttgaggtcagggctctcaagttcctccacacaaaGCTGCTCCCACCATGTCTGTATGGAGCTTGCTTTGTACCCCCGAGCACAGTCATGGGGAACAAAAAGGGGTCCCCACCAAACTGTAACCAGAAGACTGAAAGGACATTTGTCTACACAGGGAGTCTATTCTATTCATAGGGAATATCTGAACTCCGTATATCTTGGATCTGTTGTTTATTTGTCCATACGATATGCCGTGGTCTGTCCAACATTATCATTTTTTCTCCCCTGCAGACAGAGCTGTCGTCTATAGTAACTCCCCTTGAAGACGCCCTGAAGGTGGCTGAACAGATGGCTAAAAATCAAAACGAGAAGATTGGAAGACACAAAGTAAGGACACCCTTTGCACCTTGTATATAGCTAGTATTCgtcccagaatattttttaatatattctgtaGGCCGAAGGCTGTAGGGTTGGTTTCACTGGGAAGAAGTGTACACATATAGGTTGCAAACCCTTATATAGTGAAGACCTCTAAGCTGTTATATAAAAACAACCCTTATTTGTCCGCCTTCTGCTCTTAGTCATTTATCTGACACATGCTGCCGGTGAGGACTCCTAAAGATTGATAGTTGTGAAAGAGCAGTGCAATGCCAATTAATGATTGAGGGAAGAATCTTTCCGTCCAGGCTaagtaaataaaagaatagatgttgttgtttttggaatgtgggaagaaactgggaGGAAACGCACGCAAACACTGGAAGATcttgcaaactccttgcagatagtgtcctgcccgagattcaaacctgagacccagggctgcaaaggccagagtgctaaccactgagccaccatgctgcccatctgCCATTATTAGAGGAGaggggctttgcttcctcaagtCGCAGCAGCTTAGTGATTTCCTGACTAATGCAGCAGGAAAAGTGTAGGAAAGGCAGATCCACAGAGTGAATGAAGCAGAAGTGGGGTGTGCCTGCACCctgcacattttcaatacagtcCAACCAGAACAACATGTGACATCACTTAATCTAACACGAAATTTGATGGGAATACAAATTGGTGCTTTGGATGGTCTCACATTGCAAGCATTCAGCTATAATCTCAGAGATGTGTAGTGTCTGGGCATAAGTATTACACATCAATATAGGCAAATGGTAGATTTCCTTCACAGTGCTGCTACACAATTACCTTCCCAGATTTATATCACTCAGCAAATTTTCTCTTTGAGTTTAGGTCAACTTCAATGGACCTTTGGGTGAGCATATAGCAGTCTCCTAGCCAGTTTACTAAACTTCTCCTCCTTTACAGACAACCATGACTGAGTTTCGGGAGCACATCGAGTCAGAATTCCAGAAGATGTACAAATTTATGAAAGAAAAAGAGCAGAAACTGCTGGAGAAGCTCCAGGAGGAGGGCGAGAGTCTGCTGATGGAAATGGAGGACAATATTGCCAAAATAgaggaaaacataaaatgcatCAAACAGAGCATCGCCACCACCAGTGAAAAACTAAATGACACAGACTCGGTTTCTTTCTTGACAGTAAGTGCTTTGAAGTGAATGTTTATTATCTGCTTCTCTTTGTATCCCAACATACTTAGTAACTGTTTGTCATTTTTCCTGCAGGATATCAAGATGCTACTCAAGAAGTAAGTGTATGCTTTTTTCTACTTCCTGTCCTATGAAAGCCTCACggtatataatgtacagctaCTCAAACTggcatttatttaacattattgtCCAGTGTTGTGACGTGTACTGACCCTGCCTAATTTGATTTGAGCATTAtgggtagcacagtggctcagtggttagcactctggcctttgcagcgctgggtcccaggttcaaatctctccaagcctggagcggatacacttcagtgaagctgggttatccagataaactggaatggatttgtcagtcatttggtatttgttggcaaatgttttcaatactggaacagatgcattccagatttgctggatcacccagttttacttatgaaaatgtatcctctccaccctttaatacatcaggctcatAGTGTTGGATGTATAAGCTCAGACTTCTGATTGGCTTCCAAGCTCATCCTGAAATGGCAGCAGTTTGGGGTGAAGCAATCCCAGAATGAGGTTACCTTTGCCAataccaatgacctttttttctgtgttcctgtTCCAAACTTCACCTAGTCCCCATCATGGGAGCAAAGTAGGGAGACTTTcgaatggggggggggagggactAGGGGAAGTTTGGAACAGGATTATGGTGGGGGAACTAGGTGAAGTTTGGAATGGTAACATGGGGGGAGTGGGGCTAGGTCGTGTGGAACAGGAACAAGGGGGGTGTAGCCATGGTGATGTTGGGTGGGTACTAGGTGTCATTTGGAACGGGAACATGTGGTTTGGGGACCAGGTGAGGTTTGGAATGGTAACATGGGGAGACTAGGTGAAGTTTGGAATGGTGGCGGGGGACTAGATGAAGTTTGAAATGGGAGCTTGGGGGTGGGGGGGACTAGGTGAAGTTTTTGAAAAGGAACATGGGTGGAATAGGTGAAGTATGAAACTGGAACATTTGGGGGTGGTAGTAGTTAAAGTTCGATGGGTACCAGGTGATTGGTATTGGCAAAGGAAAGTAATATGCATTTTAGTAGAAATTATCATTTTCTGGGACTCTAGAATGAATGAACACTGtactgttaaagaggaactaaactgaaaatggcaaaaaaaaacacacttcccTTCATTCCTGCACGGCAGTTTGATCCCTCCgagggtgtcctgcatcaggtcccacattgtcccgggcaccgccatcttcatcttctctttcaggatcttcatcctacgtcacctaacccaggcgcaagattgggtgaggaagggtaaaaaaaaaaatgtgacgaTCTAAACGCACATGCATGAgaatggcaaatttttctctttgcgctcctattcattcgcgaccgcctaggcgatcgagaattaggaggtAGTGATgctaccttttttaaaaaaaaaaaaatgttgcacctaaaaacaaaataaaccaaatttttgctttacataaaagggttgtctactcttttatgtaaagtgaaaattctgagtttaagtacgcaGGTTCAGTAAAGATGGGAGGATGAATGGGAATCTCCCTGCTGCCCGCTATTCCAGAGAATAAAATGCAGCCCTGTCTAAATATTTGCTTAGTGATCCACCATAGGGTTGCTCCTTTTCTCTTTGACCTCCCTGCCCTTGAATGTTTTTAATTGGGGAGATTAGTAACAAGCTTTCTTCCCACCTTCAGGCTGTGTGACTGCTTAAGCTGCACTCTGACATCTCAATGCTGTGCAGTCCTCCGATCCCAGGCGGAATCGGAGTTGGAATAAGGCCTGAAGTGTCAGGAACATTTTGGGTCACACTGGGTGCTATTCATTAAGACATAAGTATAATACAGCATGACACATAATACATTTGCAATATGAACACAGCCTGGGTAGTGGGGCTGTAAGATGAAAATAAGCTGGAATTGAGCTTTAGATGTTCTGCAGTGTGCACGTCTACATCTCTTTCTATAATGCATCATTTCTATAATTTCTTCCAGGTGTCAGGATCAGCAGAAAGAGGCCCTGTCCTTTGAAAACACCCTCATTGACAGGGAGCTGAACAAAGAAACTTACAAGGCACAAATCCAATTTCCCAAATTTGAGGACGTGAGGACCACAAAGGATGTCCCTTCTGCTGTCCCTTCTACTGTTCCCTCTACTGTCAAAAGTaagtttttcctttcttttatatttcttttatattgccTGCTGTACAATTTGCTGTCCTCACGGAAAAGGTGGATCCAGGGATCTGAAAACTTTCTAATCCAGTTTACTGGTGCTAGATTGTGGTTTATAGGGACACAAAAATAATGAAGTGATGGTCAACAATACAACAAAATGCTTTTGCATCAGTGGTCATTAAAATTCCtctattagtggtcagtgaggaCACATTTTTGGTGTTGGTAATAAGAGTGCCCCCTGTTGGCTTTCAGTGGCACTTGTCCCTTTACTGAACTGAATGACAGGAGATCAGTGCCCAAGAAGCAATACATACAGACCTTCTCATTATACTTACTGGTTTGCTCTGCATTGGAGAAGATTTGCTTCACGTGGTTGGAGGAAATTATCCCCCTGCTGATATAAGTTGCCCTCACCCATGCTGATGGTGAAAGCTGTAGCTACAGGCTTGCTTACAGTATATCTGACACTGATGAGGGTTTTTTCCTTCCTGCTCCACATATCTTTTGCTTCCcctaaatagaaaatattgttaaCCCAGATTACCTCCTTGCTAGGTTCCACTCTCTCCCCTCCTGGTCTATGGGGTCCAAAATCCATAATAGAGACAGATAATTTTTCACAAATGATCAGTGAATCATTAAAGATCTGACACAATcctacaaattttacaaaacgtcaaaagacaaaaacaaaagccTTTATAGTACTCGCTTGCGTGTGAGATTTATTAGAAGCTATTTCAGTGGCGAGGGTATAGTTAAATAATCAAACAACCTTTATTATAACTTTGATAACACAATAAAAACTCGTCCTAATTTACAAGTATCATTTAACATTGGTTATAAACAGTAGTTAGTTGGCCGTTATATATAGGTTTCTAACATGTTCCACAGGCAGTTATTCCGATGCTTCAAGGTAGAGTATATCTGTATGCAAGTGGTTTCCTCAGACCTCCACAGGGTTAGAGTAATCCTACCCAGTTGTTTGATTGTACTAATTGTAGCAGGAAAGACAACCCCATACCCACAGCACCCACGGAAAAAGGCCAACGGTAGCTATTCTTGCCAACATGAGCTGTGGTTCACCTTAGTAGCCGCAATCCATGTTTGCAACGTGAACTTTTGAATTGAGCAGAAATACTACCAGTTGGAACATAGTGAAACCTTCCAGGATTTCTGCAAACTTGTGTCGGCAAGATTACTTGCCCTTGGCCTCTTTGATTTGGTGCTGTGG
The Pyxicephalus adspersus chromosome 7, UCB_Pads_2.0, whole genome shotgun sequence genome window above contains:
- the LOC140334838 gene encoding nuclear factor 7, ovary-like isoform X1, with amino-acid sequence MACTIYNGIYADDSEVVKTRINKRAGREEFYVHYIGLNCRQNEWVDKTRLLLVKQEEEEEEEEEEEEEGEEEAAANEALQETSGSENQSVKLEDDEPEAKRIKVDPPGNSSVRVSDDLAEELTCPLCNELFKEPVVVKCGHNFCCGCLDKAWAGQDSFTCPACKEVINDKKFTNNRALANLVKKTARAFAVPAAVLTPAKSLAKEKPPVNCLVHDEKLKLFCKDDGDLSCVICRDSLKHTCHSFLPIMDAVCVYKTELSSIVTPLEDALKVAEQMAKNQNEKIGRHKTTMTEFREHIESEFQKMYKFMKEKEQKLLEKLQEEGESLLMEMEDNIAKIEENIKCIKQSIATTSEKLNDTDSVSFLTDIKMLLKKCQDQQKEALSFENTLIDRELNKETYKAQIQFPKFEDVRTTKDVPSAVPSTVPSTVKKPKEIWIIGNYWVNLAAKRPTYGRNLGFEEEQFVVRWMDRTIMCWRDLTKELDRTIPILGEPNVLFVHLGSSDLGMEKFQKLISIMKRDLRFIIKQHPNMVLIWSAILPRREWLRTHLERQRKQFNTSIYTFANKHGFQVAQFQESERICKDHLYNKGKYLMEDLCNVLNKNLKEAIDKAITTLKEKTEG
- the LOC140334838 gene encoding nuclear factor 7, ovary-like isoform X4, encoding MACTIYNGIYADDSEVVKTRINKRAGREEFYVHYIGLNCRQNEWVDKTRLLLVKQEEEEEEEEEEEEEGEEEAAANEALQETSGSENQSVKLEDDEPEAKRIKVDPPGNSSVRVSDDLAEELTCPLCNELFKEPVVVKCGHNFCCGCLDKAWAGQDSFTCPACKEVINDKKFTNNRALANLVKKTARAFAVPAAVLTPAKSLAKEKPPVNCLVHDEKLKLFCKDDGDLSCVICRDSLKHTCHSFLPIMDAVCVYKTELSSIVTPLEDALKVAEQMAKNQNEKIGRHKTTMTEFREHIESEFQKMYKFMKEKEQKLLEKLQEEGESLLMEMEDNIAKIEENIKCIKQSIATTSEKLNDTDSVSFLTDIKMLLKKCQDQQKEALSFENTLIDRELNKETYKAQIQFPKFEDVRTTKDVPSAVPSTVPSTVKKPKQIWIFGNSLLECAARRAKASPFGQNLGFKQRDFTVCWMGKVIMRWCDLLTELSHTRSLLGTPCAVVFHLGIHDLERSSFFNLISSVRRDFAHLSVEYPDTKFVWSDVLPKKHWKTTVEKKRKNFNVIVASIAQEHGFGVIPHKEIERRLNRKEQKPSRSIEHEDLDIFNNNIKNYLSKILM
- the LOC140334838 gene encoding nuclear factor 7, ovary-like isoform X2; this encodes MACTIYNGIYADDSEVVKTRINKRAGREEFYVHYIGLNCRQNEWVDKTRLLLVKQEEEEEEEEEEEEEGEEEAAANEALQETSGSENQSVKLEDDEPEAKRIKVDPPGNSSVRVSDDLAEELTCPLCNELFKEPVVVKCGHNFCCGCLDKAWAGQDSFTCPACKEVINDKKFTNNRALANLVKKTARAFAVPAAVLTPAKSLAKEKPPVNCLVHDEKLKLFCKDDGDLSCVICRDSLKHTCHSFLPIMDAVCVYKTELSSIVTPLEDALKVAEQMAKNQNEKIGRHKTTMTEFREHIESEFQKMYKFMKEKEQKLLEKLQEEGESLLMEMEDNIAKIEENIKCIKQSIATTSEKLNDTDSVSFLTDIKMLLKKCQDQQKEALSFENTLIDRELNKETYKAQIQFPKFEDVRTTKDVPSAVPSTVPSTVKKPKEIWIIGNYWVNLAAKRPTYGRNLGFEEEQFIVRWMDQRIMGWRDLTKELGRTVSLLGEPDVLFLHLGSSDLGMEKFQKLISVMKRDLKIIIKHHPNMVLIWSAILPRREWMRTHVEHQRKQFNNSIYTFANKHGFQVAKFQESEKICRDHFYNKGKYSMEDLCNVLNTNLKEAIDKAITTLKEKTEG
- the LOC140334838 gene encoding nuclear factor 7, ovary-like isoform X3 is translated as MACTIYNGIYADDSEVVKTRINKRAGREEFYVHYIGLNCRQNEWVDKTRLLLVKQEEEEEEEEEEEEEGEEEAAANEALQETSGSENQSVKLEDDEPEAKRIKVDPPGNSSVRVSDDLAEELTCPLCNELFKEPVVVKCGHNFCCGCLDKAWAGQDSFTCPACKEVINDKKFTNNRALANLVKKTARAFAVPAAVLTPAKSLAKEKPPVNCLVHDEKLKLFCKDDGDLSCVICRDSLKHTCHSFLPIMDAVCVYKTELSSIVTPLEDALKVAEQMAKNQNEKIGRHKTTMTEFREHIESEFQKMYKFMKEKEQKLLEKLQEEGESLLMEMEDNIAKIEENIKCIKQSIATTSEKLNDTDSVSFLTDIKMLLKKCQDQQKEALSFENTLIDRELNKETYKAQIQFPKFEDVRTTKDVPSAVPSTVPSTVKKPKEIWIIGNYWVNLAAKRPTYGRNLGLEEEQFIVRWMDRTSMGWRELPKELGRMIALLGEPNILFLHLGSGDLGMEKFHKLISIMKRDLRFIIKQHPNMVLIWSAILPRKEWMRTHVEHQRKQFNTAIYAFASQHGFQVAQFLESEKICKDHLYNKGKYLMEDLCNVLNKNLKEAIDEAVATLKEKTEG